The Pyxidicoccus sp. MSG2 DNA segment GGCTTGCGCCGGACACCTTCCGGGGCAAGGTGGTGGTCATCGGCGGCAACGCGGTGGGGCTGAACGACGTGAAGGCCACGCCCTTCTCGCCCGCGGCACCCGGCGTGGTGAAACAGGCGGCGGTGCTGAACACCCTGCTGGGCGACGGCCGCTTCTTCACCGAGGCGCCGCTGTGGATGAGCCTGGTGCTCGTCTTCGTGGTGGCCTTCACGTCCGTGGTGCTGCTGATGACGACGCGGTGGACGCCGCTGGAAATCGCGTGGCCGATGGCGCTCTACCTGGGCATGCACTGCGTGACGGGCCCCATCCTCGCGAAGACAGGGACGTACCTGCTCACCGCCCTGCCCTCGCTGGCGGGCATGCTGGCCAGCGTGGCCGCGGTGGCCTTCAACCACCTGGTGGCCAACAAGGAGACGGAGTTCATCCGCCAGGCCTTCAGCCGCTTCATGGAGCCCAAGCTCGTGGAGCAGATGATTTACGAGAACGAGCTGCCCCGGCTGGACGGGGAGAATGTCGAAATCACCGCCTTCTTCAGCGACATCCGCGGCTTCTCCACCTTCAGCGAGCGCTTCAAGGAGAACCCGCGCGAGCTGGTCCGCATCCTCAACACGTACCTCACCCGGGTGAGCGGCGCGCTGCTGAAGGAGGGCGGGTGCCTGGACAAGTACATCGGCGACGCGGTGGTGTGCCTCTTCGGCGCGCCCATGCGCCAGCCGGACCACGCGGTGCGTGCCTGCCGGGGGGCGCTGGCGGCGAAGGCGGAGGTGGATCGGCTGCGCGAGGAGTTCCGCGCGAAGGGCCTGCCGGACATGTACACGCGCATCGGTCTCAACAGCGCGGTGAACTTCGTGGGCAACTTCGGCAGCGAGCAGCTCTTCAGCTACACGGCCATCGGCGACGGGATGAACCTGGCCGCGCGGCTGGAGGGCGCGAACAAGGCCTATGGCTCGGTCATCATGATTGGCCCGCGCACCTACGAACTGGCGAAGGAGCACATCGAGGTGCGCGAGCTGGACCGGGTGCGCGTGGCGGGCAAGACGGAGGCCGTCACGGTGTACGAGCTGCTGGCGCTCAAGGGCGGCCTGGACGTGCGCAAGCGGGTGACGGTGGAGCGCTACCACGCGGCGCTGGCGCTCTACCGCGAGAAGCGCTTCGCCGAGGCCGCAGCGGTGCTGGAGGCACGACGGTTGGAGGACCCGGAGGACGGGCCCACGCAGGCGCTGCTGGAGCGCTGCCACAAGTACGCCAAGGCGCCCCCGCCGGAGTTCGACGGGGTGGCGAGCCTGGACAAGTGAGTTGAAAGGAGTGCGGAACCCATGAGGACGAGGACGAGAGCGGCCGTCACCGCCGCCGTGCTGGCGCTGGGCCTTCCGGGCGTGGCGGCGGCCGTGAAGGTGAACGAGCAGCTGTACGTGAAGGCGAAGAACACGCGGGTGCAGCAGGGCCCGTCCTCCACCGTGGACACGGTGGTCATCCTTCAGCCGGGAGAGAAGGTGACCTGGAAGGGCGCGGACCCGAAGAACAAGCAGTGGCATCAGGTGGAGGTGGACGGGAAGAAGGGCTTCGTGTTCCAGACCAACCTGTCCACCACCCGGCCCAACATGGAGCTGGTGACGGACAAGGACGGCACGCAGCAGCTCGACCCGAAGAAGTTCGTCGCCAGCGGCGCCGCGGTGAAGGCGCTCAGCCCCGGAGCCGAGGCCTACGGCAAGGGAAAGAAGGGCGACTACGAGAAGGCCGTCGCGGACATCAAGGCGCTGGAGAAGCGGAACGAGCAGCTGACGCCCGAGCGAATCGCGGCGCACGCAGCCGAGGCCGGGCTCTTCCCGGTGGTGGGGCCCAGCGACAAGGTCGCGTCGAAGAAGAGCTCCGGGAAGAAGGGAGGCAACTGATGGGCTGGCGACTGAAAGTGCTCGCGGTGCTGGGCGTGGGCACCCTGGCGGTGTCCTGCCGCGGCGTCGACCTCAACACCTTCGTCAAGGGCGCAAACGTGGCCTCCCACGTGGGGACTGGCGCGGTGGAGGCGGCGGAGTGCAAGAAGCTGGATGTCGAACCCAGCGTGGCGGAGGAGTATGCCCTCGGTGGCGCGCTGACCGTCCATTTCGTACAGCGCGGCGGCGGGCTGATGTTCTCCACGGCGGAAGAGAAGAAGCTGCACGACTACGTCAACATCGTGGGCAAGAACCTGGCAGCCCAGTCGCTTCGGCCCACGCTGGACTGGACGTTCGGCGTGCTGAACGACACGGAGCAGTTCAACGCGCTGTCCGCGCCCGGCGGCTACGTCCTCGTCACGCGGCGCTTGCTGATGGAGGTGGACAACGAGGGCCAGCTCGCCGGCGCGCTGGCGCATGAAATCGCCCACGGCGTGCTCAAGCACGCCATCCGTCAGTACAACGAACAGAAGGTCGAGGCGTGCAAGACGGCCCGGTGGGCCGAGGCGGGCGGCAAGGTCCTCTTGTCCGTGGCGAACGCGAACACCCTGCTCGCCGCCCTGGAGACGGGTGGAACGCTGGACCTGGACAACGAGCCCGGACTGCTCGCCTACCTCACGGAGAAGACGCTGGCCGCCTTCGACGATGGCAACAAGCCGGAACTGGAGTTCGAGGCGGACCGGATGGCGGTCCAGCTCATGCTCTCCGCGGGGTACGACCCGGCGGCCTACCTCGGACTCATCTCCAAGATGACCGACGTCAAGAACCAGAAGAACCACCCGAAGAAGCAGGAGCGACAAAGCAAGCTCGTCGCCTACCTCGACACGCTGAAGGGCAAGGCGGGCGAGTTCCCGGAAGTTGCCAGCGAGGGACTGCGCTCGCCGAAGATGAAGCAGCCGGACTACGCCGTCATCCGCCCCGCCAGCGGCACCGGCGTGGCGAAAGACAGCGTGAAGTAACGAGACGGCCGGGGCGCGCGGCTACTTCGAGTCGCCGCCCCCGCCGGACCACTTCACCTTGAGCACCGGGTCCAGCTTGTAGGCGCACGTGGCGCCGTCGAGCTTCGTCGAGTCCTTTATCTTCAGATTCACCAGCGCGCGGTACCTGCCGCCGGCCTCGATCCGCATCGCCGGGAGGAGGCCGGAGAGCTTCAGGCCCGGCTCGATGACGCTCGCCGGCACGCTCAAGTCGCACGCCGTGCCGTCCTGCTCCAGCACGGCGCCGGGAAGGCTCGCGCGCTCGACGGCCGGCGCCACATAGGCCTTCAGCTTGAGGCGGACCTGCGTCAGCCTGCCCGTGGGCAACGGGAAGTCCCCGAGCTGCCACGCGGCGCCGCCGCGTACCGTCATCAAGTCGAAGGAGTGGTCCTCGGCTGTCAGCAGGTGCCAGCCGTCCGCGCTGGCCTCCACGTCCTCGGCCACCACCACGTCGGGGATGTCGTCACCCGAGACGTGGACCCAGACCT contains these protein-coding regions:
- a CDS encoding adenylate/guanylate cyclase domain-containing protein, whose protein sequence is MAGERWKILRLRWRNHWKRMVGVAALATALAAACELLGGSLGGWLEEAERGAYDKTVTTFTRMQGKSPHVVVLAIDQPSLDGIRANPQYARNYGNWPYSRNLWARIVEQLEAEGARAIVFDAVMDERSTDPGMDLAFAQVLRDTRVPFFLGVSTNAEAKPLPRASFDTPPPAAPSAAPVASALDALPSEALPSAPDDAQAPAGEAFPDEEAFQDVEEEQALPPVTPEAMARALAFPMRTERHPLTPLVRVSADGEQVPYYPVQPIPALVGAMDGFGLVDQETDPDGFMRRTRFAYTDGANAYPTLPVRVAAGLLGASAVELSGRTLRLGSRTYAVDAEGGTGIDFGGELHERFEVRSLLQVLDAWVLRSQGRPTGLAPDTFRGKVVVIGGNAVGLNDVKATPFSPAAPGVVKQAAVLNTLLGDGRFFTEAPLWMSLVLVFVVAFTSVVLLMTTRWTPLEIAWPMALYLGMHCVTGPILAKTGTYLLTALPSLAGMLASVAAVAFNHLVANKETEFIRQAFSRFMEPKLVEQMIYENELPRLDGENVEITAFFSDIRGFSTFSERFKENPRELVRILNTYLTRVSGALLKEGGCLDKYIGDAVVCLFGAPMRQPDHAVRACRGALAAKAEVDRLREEFRAKGLPDMYTRIGLNSAVNFVGNFGSEQLFSYTAIGDGMNLAARLEGANKAYGSVIMIGPRTYELAKEHIEVRELDRVRVAGKTEAVTVYELLALKGGLDVRKRVTVERYHAALALYREKRFAEAAAVLEARRLEDPEDGPTQALLERCHKYAKAPPPEFDGVASLDK
- a CDS encoding SH3 domain-containing protein; amino-acid sequence: MRTRTRAAVTAAVLALGLPGVAAAVKVNEQLYVKAKNTRVQQGPSSTVDTVVILQPGEKVTWKGADPKNKQWHQVEVDGKKGFVFQTNLSTTRPNMELVTDKDGTQQLDPKKFVASGAAVKALSPGAEAYGKGKKGDYEKAVADIKALEKRNEQLTPERIAAHAAEAGLFPVVGPSDKVASKKSSGKKGGN
- a CDS encoding M48 family metallopeptidase — protein: MGWRLKVLAVLGVGTLAVSCRGVDLNTFVKGANVASHVGTGAVEAAECKKLDVEPSVAEEYALGGALTVHFVQRGGGLMFSTAEEKKLHDYVNIVGKNLAAQSLRPTLDWTFGVLNDTEQFNALSAPGGYVLVTRRLLMEVDNEGQLAGALAHEIAHGVLKHAIRQYNEQKVEACKTARWAEAGGKVLLSVANANTLLAALETGGTLDLDNEPGLLAYLTEKTLAAFDDGNKPELEFEADRMAVQLMLSAGYDPAAYLGLISKMTDVKNQKNHPKKQERQSKLVAYLDTLKGKAGEFPEVASEGLRSPKMKQPDYAVIRPASGTGVAKDSVK
- a CDS encoding DUF4382 domain-containing protein, translated to MKRPLLVAPLLLAACGGGELSLSLTSDDLGDNSRSLSAPADLTTVRALNITVDEVWVHVSGDDIPDVVVAEDVEASADGWHLLTAEDHSFDLMTVRGGAAWQLGDFPLPTGRLTQVRLKLKAYVAPAVERASLPGAVLEQDGTACDLSVPASVIEPGLKLSGLLPAMRIEAGGRYRALVNLKIKDSTKLDGATCAYKLDPVLKVKWSGGGGDSK